A stretch of Paludisphaera borealis DNA encodes these proteins:
- a CDS encoding (Fe-S)-binding protein — translation MTEAKTTDRDHALNPGVDLEWLAERIEYRHFQECVHCGLCTASCPTYVETGDENDSPRGRIYLMRAVTDGRLAMGPDVRRHLDLCLDCRACESACPSGVQYGKLIEPYKIAMQKDAPPGDRTSLLQRLILHHLFPYAGRVKAALLPARWLQKLGVLDLAERSGVLRLLPPTLRRMEAMLPRLSGSPSRLPEVLPPIGPKRARVALFLGCVADAMYPETTAATARVLQQNGCEVVIPKGQGCCGAIHYHSGAEAPALALARQNMKTFNPDDFDAIVVNAAGCGAMFKDYAHILSAAEHDQATRFVAKVKDVSEFLVALGPIPPTHAVPIRATYHDACHLCHAQQIRSQPRQLLAMIPGLELTPLEESELCCGAAGTYNLTQPEMSERLGRRKMDHIEATGAQVVATGNVGCILQIARKIKERGAAIEVVHPVELLDRAYRGE, via the coding sequence ATGACGGAGGCGAAGACGACGGACCGAGACCATGCGCTCAACCCCGGGGTCGACCTGGAGTGGCTGGCCGAGCGGATCGAGTACCGTCACTTCCAGGAATGCGTCCACTGCGGGCTCTGCACCGCGAGCTGTCCCACGTACGTCGAGACCGGCGACGAGAACGACAGCCCGCGCGGGCGGATCTACCTGATGCGCGCCGTGACCGACGGCCGCCTGGCGATGGGCCCCGACGTTCGCCGGCACCTTGATCTGTGCCTCGACTGCCGGGCTTGTGAGTCGGCCTGCCCGTCGGGCGTCCAGTATGGCAAGCTGATCGAGCCGTACAAGATCGCGATGCAGAAGGACGCCCCGCCCGGCGATCGCACGAGCCTGCTCCAGCGGCTGATCCTCCATCATCTGTTCCCCTACGCCGGCCGGGTCAAGGCCGCCCTGTTGCCGGCGCGCTGGCTCCAGAAGCTGGGCGTCCTCGACCTGGCCGAGCGGTCCGGCGTGCTCCGGCTGCTCCCCCCGACCTTGCGACGGATGGAGGCGATGCTCCCCCGGCTGTCGGGCTCGCCCTCCCGGCTTCCCGAGGTCTTGCCCCCAATCGGCCCGAAGCGCGCCCGGGTGGCCCTGTTTCTGGGCTGCGTCGCCGACGCCATGTACCCCGAAACGACGGCCGCCACCGCGCGGGTGCTCCAGCAGAACGGCTGCGAAGTCGTCATCCCCAAGGGGCAGGGCTGCTGCGGGGCGATCCATTACCACTCGGGCGCCGAGGCGCCGGCGCTCGCGCTGGCCCGTCAAAACATGAAGACGTTCAATCCCGACGACTTCGACGCGATCGTGGTCAACGCGGCCGGCTGCGGGGCGATGTTCAAGGACTACGCCCACATCCTCTCCGCCGCCGAGCACGATCAGGCGACCCGGTTCGTCGCCAAGGTCAAGGACGTCTCGGAGTTCCTCGTCGCCCTCGGCCCGATCCCCCCCACGCACGCGGTCCCGATCCGGGCGACCTACCACGACGCCTGCCACCTCTGCCACGCGCAGCAGATCCGCAGCCAGCCCCGCCAGCTCCTCGCCATGATACCAGGCCTCGAACTGACGCCGCTGGAGGAATCCGAGCTGTGCTGCGGCGCGGCCGGCACCTACAACCTGACCCAGCCCGAGATGTCGGAGCGGCTGGGCCGACGCAAGATGGACCACATCGAGGCGACCGGCGCCCAGGTCGTCGCCACGGGCAACGTCGGCTGCATCCTTCAGATCGCCCGCAAGATCAAGGAGCGAGGCGCGGCGATCGAGGTCGTCCACCCCGTCGAGCTGCTTGACCGCGCGTACCGCGGCGAATGA
- a CDS encoding NAD(P)H-dependent glycerol-3-phosphate dehydrogenase — MNRIAVLGGGGMGTAMAMVFARSAGDVRLWVRDPEHARAIAESRCNRRHLPEIRVPESIRVVGDAEEALQDAELILAAVPSVYLRDCLSRVAPAVAADTPVLSVVKGIEFGSFARPSQIIVEALGPRPVAILSGPSHAEELARGLPASVVVAGSSQPLCEAVQRAFSHESFRIYTNSDALGVELAGALKNILGIAAGVCDGLGFGDNAKAAMLTRGLAEIARLAVHLGARQGTFYGLAGVGDLITTCYSPFGRNRSVGERIGRGETLAAILEGMENVAEGVPTIRSVHALAARAGVDMPITGELHAVLFEGKNARAAVVDLMVRMPKDEWES, encoded by the coding sequence ATGAATCGTATTGCGGTACTGGGTGGCGGAGGGATGGGGACGGCGATGGCGATGGTTTTCGCCAGGTCGGCCGGCGACGTCCGCCTCTGGGTTCGCGACCCCGAGCACGCCCGCGCGATCGCCGAGTCGCGGTGCAACCGGCGACACCTGCCCGAGATCCGCGTCCCCGAGTCGATCCGCGTGGTCGGAGACGCCGAGGAGGCCCTCCAGGACGCCGAGCTGATCCTGGCGGCGGTGCCGTCGGTGTACCTGCGCGACTGCCTGTCGCGGGTTGCGCCGGCCGTCGCGGCGGATACGCCGGTGCTCAGCGTGGTCAAGGGGATCGAGTTCGGCAGCTTCGCCCGGCCCAGCCAGATCATCGTCGAGGCGCTCGGGCCTCGGCCGGTCGCGATTCTCAGCGGCCCCAGCCACGCCGAGGAGCTGGCGCGGGGGTTGCCGGCGTCGGTCGTGGTCGCGGGCTCGTCGCAGCCGTTGTGCGAGGCCGTTCAGCGGGCGTTCAGTCATGAGTCGTTCCGGATCTACACGAATTCCGACGCCCTGGGCGTCGAACTCGCCGGGGCTCTCAAGAACATCCTGGGGATCGCGGCGGGCGTGTGCGACGGACTCGGCTTCGGCGACAACGCCAAGGCCGCGATGCTGACGCGGGGACTCGCGGAAATCGCCCGGCTGGCGGTCCATCTGGGCGCCCGCCAGGGGACCTTCTACGGCCTGGCCGGCGTCGGCGACCTGATTACCACCTGCTACAGCCCGTTCGGCCGCAACCGGTCGGTCGGTGAGCGGATCGGCCGGGGCGAGACCCTGGCCGCGATCCTCGAAGGCATGGAAAACGTCGCCGAAGGCGTACCGACGATCCGCAGCGTCCACGCCCTGGCGGCGCGAGCCGGCGTCGATATGCCGATCACCGGCGAGCTGCACGCGGTCCTGTTCGAGGGCAAGAACGCCCGAGCGGCGGTCGTCGATCTCATGGTCCGCATGCCCAAGGATGAATGGGAATCATGA
- a CDS encoding DUF1802 family protein, with product MSEIDLPKSCGVGFKEWSGVCNALAAGAQTVILRKGGIAEGPGGFTPEHPFFWLYPTHLHEAQQGLRTGDERPAPGGDPGEVAIRALAAVDSVRRIDREDDLDALEEFHVWTSETVHKRFQYRNPGLWALVVRVWARERPTSLIATPEQLGCKTWVELIPPLPTAGLAPVLDDEAWERRREALRAVLG from the coding sequence ATGAGCGAAATCGACCTCCCCAAGTCGTGCGGCGTCGGCTTCAAGGAATGGAGCGGGGTCTGCAACGCCCTGGCCGCCGGCGCCCAGACCGTCATTCTCCGCAAGGGGGGAATCGCCGAGGGGCCGGGCGGCTTCACGCCGGAGCACCCGTTCTTCTGGCTCTACCCGACCCACCTCCACGAGGCCCAGCAAGGCTTGCGGACCGGGGACGAGCGGCCTGCTCCGGGAGGCGATCCTGGAGAAGTCGCCATCCGCGCCCTCGCGGCGGTCGACTCGGTCCGCCGCATCGACCGCGAGGACGACCTGGACGCGCTCGAAGAGTTTCATGTGTGGACCTCCGAGACCGTCCATAAGCGATTCCAGTATCGAAATCCCGGCCTGTGGGCGTTGGTGGTCCGGGTCTGGGCCCGCGAGCGGCCGACGAGCCTGATCGCGACGCCCGAGCAGCTTGGCTGCAAGACCTGGGTCGAGCTCATCCCGCCGTTGCCGACGGCCGGCCTCGCGCCGGTGCTCGACGACGAGGCGTGGGAGCGGCGGCGCGAGGCTTTGCGGGCCGTCCTCGGATGA
- a CDS encoding rhomboid family intramembrane serine protease, translated as MILRTAAREIRDYPATAVFCASWIAVFAAMVVARYGVAPPTFWRLAVLGIGEAHRFGDLTLRDLSNGEVWRLMTCNFVHYSLIHIGMNLFAFYILGTLLESWYGSWQLVAIYGAAGVGGNLLSAMVRYGLGSNPLVHSGGGSVVIMGLIGFCATAGWRSRSGRDRDLTWQMVKALAITGALGIAFPRYIDNWGHAGGALIGLPLGLTHRSMLARRGRPGAWGVGVATSLVIVASVFAQARSDRQEAQLRLGREIRARLDESTRTMRLIQVLRQWAEQGGDGRLIARVLESQAAALDRPPTTASYQRLHALAVQAAERKLTEAETKAFRDDLAIVQKHQRGELNARQRAFWDYQRKSGKRDEPSAVSRRVPS; from the coding sequence ATGATTCTCCGCACCGCGGCTCGAGAAATTCGGGACTACCCGGCGACGGCCGTCTTCTGTGCGAGCTGGATCGCCGTCTTCGCGGCCATGGTCGTCGCGCGGTACGGCGTCGCCCCGCCGACGTTCTGGCGACTGGCCGTGCTCGGCATCGGCGAGGCCCACCGCTTCGGCGACCTCACCCTGCGCGACCTGTCCAACGGCGAAGTCTGGCGGTTGATGACATGTAATTTCGTCCATTACAGCCTCATCCACATCGGCATGAACCTGTTCGCGTTCTACATCCTGGGGACGCTGCTGGAATCGTGGTACGGCTCGTGGCAGTTAGTGGCGATCTACGGGGCCGCCGGGGTCGGCGGCAACCTGCTCTCGGCGATGGTCCGGTACGGCCTGGGGTCCAATCCGCTCGTGCACTCGGGCGGAGGTTCGGTGGTCATCATGGGTCTCATCGGCTTCTGCGCCACGGCGGGCTGGCGGTCCCGTTCGGGCCGCGACCGCGACCTGACGTGGCAGATGGTCAAGGCCCTGGCTATCACGGGCGCGCTGGGGATCGCCTTTCCTCGGTACATCGACAACTGGGGGCATGCGGGGGGAGCGCTCATCGGCCTACCACTCGGTTTAACCCATCGAAGCATGCTGGCCCGACGCGGTCGGCCCGGGGCCTGGGGCGTGGGAGTCGCGACCAGCCTGGTGATCGTCGCCAGCGTTTTCGCCCAGGCGAGGTCCGACCGCCAGGAGGCCCAGCTCCGGCTCGGTCGCGAGATCCGCGCGAGGCTCGACGAATCGACCAGGACGATGCGGTTGATTCAGGTCCTCCGACAGTGGGCCGAGCAGGGGGGCGACGGCCGGCTCATCGCACGGGTTCTGGAGTCGCAGGCCGCGGCCCTCGACCGCCCGCCGACGACCGCCTCGTACCAGCGCTTGCACGCGCTGGCCGTTCAGGCGGCGGAGCGGAAGCTCACCGAGGCCGAGACCAAGGCCTTCCGCGACGACCTGGCGATTGTTCAGAAGCATCAGCGGGGCGAGCTGAACGCGCGGCAGCGGGCGTTCTGGGACTACCAGCGGAAATCAGGAAAACGCGACGAGCCGTCGGCCGTCAGTCGACGGGTCCCGAGCTGA
- a CDS encoding PHP-associated domain-containing protein has protein sequence MKFDHHLHTSRHSPDSIMDPLKMIKQARAVGLDGVVITEHDYQWDADELAELASRADGLKVFSGVEVSAREGHFLVYGLPDLTDAGPGIALSDLLRLVDRHQAAVVAAHPFRWSQPFDAIVAQHGPVFHGVEYVSNNVTPETRSLADALLRTTPMPATGSSDAHDVETLGCYYSEFEAPIESMADFVAALRKGAVRPRHRQGKVRLSSGPVD, from the coding sequence ATGAAATTCGACCACCACTTGCATACATCCCGCCACTCTCCCGACAGCATCATGGACCCCTTGAAAATGATCAAACAGGCCCGCGCCGTGGGCCTGGACGGAGTCGTCATCACCGAGCACGACTACCAGTGGGATGCCGACGAGCTGGCCGAACTGGCGAGTCGGGCCGACGGTCTGAAGGTCTTCTCGGGAGTCGAGGTCTCGGCCCGCGAGGGGCATTTCTTGGTTTATGGACTGCCGGATCTGACCGACGCCGGGCCGGGGATCGCCCTCAGCGACCTGCTGCGGCTGGTCGACCGCCACCAGGCGGCGGTGGTCGCGGCCCATCCGTTCCGCTGGAGCCAGCCGTTCGACGCGATCGTCGCCCAGCACGGGCCGGTCTTCCACGGCGTCGAGTACGTCAGCAACAACGTCACGCCGGAGACCCGGAGCCTCGCCGACGCCCTGCTGCGGACCACCCCCATGCCCGCCACCGGATCGAGCGACGCCCACGACGTGGAGACCCTCGGATGTTACTACAGCGAGTTCGAGGCCCCCATCGAGTCGATGGCCGACTTCGTGGCGGCCCTCCGCAAAGGGGCCGTGAGGCCGAGGCACCGCCAGGGCAAGGTCCGGCTCAGCTCGGGACCCGTCGACTGA
- a CDS encoding UDP-2,3-diacylglucosamine diphosphatase produces MSDYFLSDVHLRSDRPERGQRLARFAERLKPDDRLVIVGDLCDFWMGSRESNEQLIQSPGIQALAAFRQAGGTLEILAGNHDHWLCPFYEQRLGATIASEPYSLVSNGLRLHLVHGHLLGARRKWKSFLESREFFGGFGLVPSPVARGLDAVLEAKNQRGLADDEHRHMAVYREYAARLRDQADVVVFGHVHRAIDEPGPPRLIVLGGWQHRISFLKIDAAGASFTIESGGPDKSPAASGSSTSPSPHQPSRTAT; encoded by the coding sequence GTGAGCGACTACTTCCTCAGCGACGTCCATCTCCGCTCCGACCGCCCCGAGCGCGGCCAGCGGCTCGCTCGGTTCGCGGAACGGCTGAAACCCGACGACCGACTGGTGATCGTCGGCGACCTCTGCGACTTCTGGATGGGCTCGCGCGAGAGCAACGAACAGCTCATCCAGTCCCCCGGAATCCAAGCCCTCGCCGCCTTCCGCCAGGCCGGCGGAACCCTGGAAATCCTGGCCGGCAACCACGACCACTGGCTCTGCCCGTTCTACGAACAAAGGCTCGGGGCGACGATCGCCTCAGAGCCTTATTCTTTGGTGTCCAACGGCTTACGCCTTCACCTGGTCCACGGGCACCTGCTAGGCGCCCGGCGGAAATGGAAGTCGTTCCTGGAGTCGCGCGAGTTCTTCGGGGGGTTCGGACTGGTGCCCTCGCCGGTCGCCCGGGGGCTCGACGCGGTCCTGGAGGCCAAGAACCAGCGCGGGCTGGCCGACGACGAGCACCGGCACATGGCGGTCTATCGCGAGTACGCCGCCCGACTCCGCGACCAGGCCGACGTGGTGGTTTTCGGCCATGTCCACCGGGCGATCGACGAGCCGGGCCCTCCCAGGCTGATCGTCCTGGGAGGCTGGCAGCACCGGATCAGCTTCCTCAAGATCGACGCCGCAGGCGCAAGTTTCACCATCGAGAGCGGTGGACCGGACAAATCGCCGGCCGCCTCGGGCTCGTCGACGAGCCCGTCACCCCATCAGCCGAGCCGCACAGCAACATGA
- a CDS encoding MBL fold metallo-hydrolase has product MTFQFAMLGSGSRGNSALFSHESAGLLIDVGLGPRVLADRLNSVGSDWSRINAVVLTHTHGDHVDTGSFKGMAKRGIALYCHEGHRENLNGDGGFEALDRLGLVRHYDERPFLAPSGFRVEPITAWHDGGPTYGFRLEAGMGLKRRGVAVGYLADTGTWCDATADALANVDVLGIEFNHDVALQQGSGRSPALIARNLGDRGHLSNRQGAALVASILERSRQDRVSHLVLLHLSEQCNSPELALRSACDAVRESGRQVLVHAARQAPAHPDLRFKPTRSSFDWKASLAGAGRSKAAGRSTREVVGLLPGLNLEIA; this is encoded by the coding sequence ATGACCTTCCAGTTCGCTATGCTCGGGAGCGGCTCGAGGGGCAACTCGGCGCTGTTCAGCCACGAATCCGCGGGCCTGCTGATCGACGTCGGGCTCGGCCCGCGCGTGCTGGCCGATCGGCTCAACAGCGTCGGATCGGACTGGTCGCGGATCAACGCGGTCGTCCTGACCCACACCCACGGCGACCATGTCGACACCGGCTCGTTCAAGGGGATGGCCAAACGAGGGATCGCCCTCTACTGCCACGAGGGACACCGCGAGAACCTGAACGGCGACGGCGGTTTCGAGGCCCTCGACCGTCTGGGTCTGGTCCGGCACTATGATGAACGGCCGTTCCTGGCGCCCAGCGGGTTCCGGGTCGAGCCGATCACGGCCTGGCACGACGGCGGACCCACCTACGGATTTCGGCTCGAAGCCGGCATGGGCCTCAAGCGGCGCGGGGTGGCCGTCGGCTACCTTGCCGACACCGGCACCTGGTGCGACGCGACGGCCGACGCGCTGGCCAACGTCGACGTCCTGGGGATCGAGTTCAACCACGACGTGGCGTTGCAACAAGGGTCGGGCCGGAGCCCCGCCCTGATCGCGCGGAACCTGGGGGATCGCGGCCACCTCTCGAACCGGCAGGGGGCCGCCCTGGTCGCCTCGATCCTCGAACGCTCCCGACAGGATCGGGTCAGCCACCTGGTTCTGCTCCACCTGAGCGAGCAGTGCAATTCGCCGGAACTGGCGCTGCGGTCGGCCTGCGACGCGGTCCGGGAAAGCGGTCGGCAGGTGTTGGTCCACGCGGCTCGACAGGCGCCGGCGCATCCCGACCTCCGGTTCAAACCGACACGGTCGTCGTTCGATTGGAAAGCCAGCCTCGCCGGCGCGGGTCGTTCGAAAGCGGCCGGGCGATCGACGCGCGAGGTCGTCGGCCTGCTGCCAGGCCTGAATCTGGAGATCGCTTGA
- a CDS encoding IS110 family transposase codes for MDIVHDRCAGLDVHKKTVVACVRHINPDGSVASVVHTFGTMTADLLALADWLDAHGVREVAMESTGVYWKPIFHILEGRFNVMLVNAGRLKQVPGRKTDVKDAEWIAQLLQHGLLSPSFIPKPEIRELRDLTRQRTELVRDRAAVANRLQKTLEDANVKLGSVASDVLGASGRAMIRAIIDGQDDPEKLADLAKQRLRGKIPELRRALLGRVTDHHRFVLRLLTDQIDALERLIERLDERIDEAMRPFDEAAGRLQGIPGVGDRAAEVIVGEIGPDVESFPTAGHLCSWAGLCPGNDQSAGKRRSGKTTKGSPWLRSLLVQSAWSASHAKNTAFSICYRRWVPRLGKKKALIAVAHKILVVIWHLLKNGADYRERQLPAPAA; via the coding sequence ATGGACATCGTTCACGATCGCTGCGCCGGGCTCGACGTCCACAAGAAGACCGTCGTCGCCTGCGTCCGCCACATCAACCCCGACGGCTCGGTCGCCTCGGTGGTCCACACCTTCGGCACGATGACCGCGGACTTGCTGGCCCTGGCCGACTGGCTCGACGCCCACGGCGTCCGCGAGGTCGCCATGGAGAGCACGGGCGTCTACTGGAAGCCGATCTTCCACATCCTGGAAGGGCGGTTCAACGTGATGCTGGTCAACGCCGGCCGGCTCAAGCAGGTCCCCGGCCGCAAGACCGACGTCAAGGACGCCGAGTGGATCGCCCAGTTGCTCCAGCACGGCCTGCTGTCGCCCAGCTTCATCCCCAAGCCGGAGATCCGCGAGCTTCGCGACCTGACCCGGCAGCGCACCGAGTTGGTCCGCGACCGCGCCGCGGTGGCCAATCGCCTCCAGAAGACGCTGGAGGACGCCAACGTCAAGCTGGGGTCGGTGGCCAGCGACGTCCTGGGGGCCTCGGGGCGCGCCATGATCCGGGCGATCATCGACGGCCAGGACGACCCGGAGAAGCTGGCCGATCTGGCCAAGCAGCGGCTCCGGGGCAAGATCCCCGAGCTGAGGCGGGCGCTGTTGGGCCGGGTCACCGACCACCACCGCTTCGTGCTCCGGCTGCTGACGGATCAGATCGACGCGTTGGAACGCCTGATCGAGCGGCTGGACGAGCGGATCGACGAGGCCATGAGGCCGTTCGACGAGGCGGCGGGCCGGCTCCAGGGGATCCCCGGAGTGGGGGATCGGGCGGCGGAGGTGATCGTGGGGGAGATCGGGCCGGACGTGGAGTCGTTCCCGACCGCGGGCCACCTCTGCTCCTGGGCGGGGCTGTGCCCGGGCAACGACCAAAGCGCCGGCAAACGCCGCAGCGGCAAGACGACCAAGGGGAGTCCGTGGCTGCGTTCGCTCCTGGTGCAGTCGGCGTGGTCGGCCAGCCACGCCAAGAACACCGCCTTCAGCATCTGCTACCGTCGATGGGTCCCACGACTCGGGAAAAAGAAGGCTCTGATCGCCGTGGCGCACAAGATCCTGGTGGTGATCTGGCACCTGCTCAAGAACGGGGCCGACTACCGCGAACGCCAACTACCAGCCCCTGCAGCCTGA
- a CDS encoding Uma2 family endonuclease — protein MSLTTGLMEGRTSLEMSDLARITVDQYEELARLGTLADPGIELVNGLLVKKMTKRPRHSATLMVIEEVIRAITPEGWHVRVEQPVRLPEHDEPEPDLAIVRGKPIDYLEHHPGPADVALVIEVAAASIRIDRGDKLRAYGRSGIPAYWIVNLIERRIEVYSAPVSEGYGSLVTHEPTSDIVLLIEGQETGRIAAGDLLPEPKLP, from the coding sequence ATGAGCCTGACGACGGGACTGATGGAAGGAAGGACGTCGCTTGAGATGAGCGATCTGGCGCGAATCACGGTCGACCAGTACGAGGAGCTCGCTCGGCTAGGGACGCTCGCCGATCCGGGGATCGAACTGGTCAACGGCCTGCTGGTAAAAAAAATGACCAAGAGACCCAGGCATTCCGCGACGCTCATGGTGATCGAGGAGGTCATCCGGGCCATCACGCCCGAGGGTTGGCATGTCCGGGTTGAACAGCCTGTGCGGCTTCCCGAGCATGACGAGCCGGAGCCCGACCTGGCGATCGTCCGAGGCAAGCCGATCGATTATCTCGAACACCACCCCGGACCGGCCGACGTCGCCCTGGTCATCGAGGTCGCGGCGGCAAGTATTCGCATCGATCGGGGCGATAAGCTGCGGGCCTATGGTCGAAGCGGCATCCCGGCATACTGGATCGTCAACCTGATCGAACGTCGGATCGAGGTCTACAGCGCCCCGGTTTCCGAAGGCTACGGCTCCCTCGTCACGCACGAACCAACCTCCGACATCGTTCTACTCATCGAGGGCCAGGAGACGGGTCGTATCGCTGCCGGGGACCTGCTCCCGGAACCAAAGTTGCCTTGA
- a CDS encoding cyclic-phosphate processing receiver domain-containing protein: MILMLEDDGERIERFTAVLTSIAPTLQHVVWRSARTMVREVGPFLASARLISLDHDLEPQDGETEDPGDGIEVARFLAERPPVCPVIVHSSNGTRSEWMVGELELGGWDYKRVAPIGDDWIEAYWRVVARDLLQ; the protein is encoded by the coding sequence ATGATCTTGATGCTCGAGGACGATGGCGAGCGGATTGAGCGATTCACCGCAGTTCTCACGTCGATCGCACCCACACTGCAACATGTCGTCTGGCGAAGTGCCAGGACGATGGTCCGGGAGGTCGGGCCCTTCCTCGCCTCCGCGCGCCTCATCTCGCTCGATCACGATCTTGAGCCGCAGGACGGAGAAACGGAAGACCCTGGCGACGGGATCGAGGTGGCCCGATTCCTGGCGGAGCGGCCTCCGGTCTGCCCGGTCATCGTCCATTCCAGCAACGGAACGCGCTCGGAGTGGATGGTGGGCGAGCTTGAACTCGGCGGTTGGGACTACAAGCGTGTCGCGCCGATCGGAGACGACTGGATCGAGGCGTACTGGCGGGTCGTCGCCCGAGACTTGTTGCAGTGA
- a CDS encoding arylsulfatase B, with protein MRMFRMMVAAWTGLLGLLSSGVAVRAEEKASRPNVVVILADDMGWGDVGWHGSEIKTPNLDRLAASGARLEQFYVQPVCSPTRAALMTGRYPMRHGLQVGVVRPWAQYGLPLEERTLPLGLKEAGYETAIVGKWHLGHFRPEYLPTRRGFDHQYGHYNGALDYNTHVRDGGHDWHRDDKENHDEGYSTHLIAREATRVIAEHDVARPLFLYVPFNAVHAPHQVPASYKEPYAALAEPRRTYAGMLAALDEAVGQIASAIEKKGIGSNTLVLFSSDNGGPNPGVVTSNGPLRGAKATLYEGGVRVAAFANWPGRIKAGSVVNAPLHIVDWYPTLLKLAGVTSAQNLPLDGRDAWPAITEGKPSPHDEILLNAAPGGGAIRVGDWKLIVTNSSGPGVLDDEAPKAARKNATRNEPVQLFHISDDPNEKTNLASKEPAKVAELRARYDALAAQAVPPKIAPITPGFKSPRVWGESE; from the coding sequence ATGAGAATGTTTCGGATGATGGTCGCGGCGTGGACGGGCTTGCTGGGTCTATTGTCGTCGGGCGTGGCGGTTCGCGCAGAAGAGAAGGCGTCACGGCCGAACGTCGTGGTGATCCTCGCCGACGACATGGGGTGGGGCGACGTCGGCTGGCACGGTTCGGAGATCAAGACGCCGAACCTGGACCGCCTGGCGGCTTCCGGGGCGCGGCTTGAGCAGTTTTACGTGCAGCCGGTTTGCTCGCCGACCCGCGCGGCGTTGATGACGGGCCGGTATCCGATGCGGCACGGGCTCCAGGTGGGCGTGGTTCGGCCGTGGGCCCAGTACGGCCTGCCGCTGGAGGAGCGCACGCTGCCCCTGGGGCTCAAGGAGGCGGGTTATGAGACGGCGATCGTCGGCAAATGGCACCTCGGTCACTTCCGGCCCGAGTACCTGCCGACCCGTCGCGGGTTCGACCACCAGTACGGCCATTACAACGGCGCGCTCGACTACAACACGCACGTCCGCGACGGCGGGCACGACTGGCACCGCGACGACAAGGAGAACCATGACGAGGGCTACAGCACCCACCTGATCGCCCGCGAGGCGACGCGGGTGATCGCCGAGCATGACGTCGCCCGGCCGCTGTTCTTGTACGTTCCGTTCAACGCCGTCCACGCCCCGCACCAGGTTCCGGCGAGCTACAAGGAGCCGTACGCCGCTCTCGCCGAACCGCGACGGACGTACGCGGGGATGCTGGCCGCCCTCGACGAGGCGGTGGGGCAGATCGCCTCGGCCATCGAGAAGAAGGGGATCGGCTCGAACACGCTCGTCCTGTTTTCGAGCGACAACGGCGGCCCGAACCCGGGCGTCGTCACCAGCAACGGTCCGCTCCGAGGTGCGAAGGCGACGCTCTACGAAGGTGGCGTGCGGGTCGCTGCCTTCGCGAACTGGCCGGGACGCATCAAGGCGGGCTCGGTCGTGAACGCCCCGCTGCACATCGTCGACTGGTATCCGACGCTGCTCAAGCTCGCGGGAGTCACCTCCGCGCAGAACCTGCCGCTCGACGGCCGCGACGCCTGGCCGGCGATCACCGAGGGCAAACCTTCGCCCCACGACGAGATCCTCCTGAACGCCGCGCCCGGCGGCGGCGCGATCCGCGTCGGCGACTGGAAGCTCATCGTTACCAATTCCAGCGGCCCCGGCGTCCTTGACGACGAGGCCCCCAAGGCCGCTCGGAAGAACGCGACGCGGAATGAGCCGGTGCAGTTGTTCCACATCAGCGACGACCCCAACGAGAAGACCAACCTGGCCTCGAAGGAGCCCGCGAAGGTTGCCGAGCTTCGCGCCCGCTACGATGCGTTGGCCGCCCAAGCCGTCCCCCCGAAGATCGCGCCGATCACCCCGGGCTTCAAGTCGCCGCGCGTCTGGGGGGAGTCGGAATAA